The genomic stretch atcctccccatccattgttgtaagcatcaaagctccgcctgaaaaggctctcttaacaacatatggaccctcgtagtttggagtccacttgcccctggaatcgggcgcgaaagacaaaactttcttgagcacaaggtcaccttctcggaacacacgaggcttgaccttcttatcgaatgttttcttcattctctgctgatatagctgaccatggcacatggcagttaaacgcttttcttcaattaaattcagttggtcataacgactctgaatccattcagcatcagtcaactagggacttgagggtatacttttcttttttcctttggaaaaattttgaaatttttttttctgatttttgattttttcatctttttcaccctcttctcttttttttttttttttttttttttttgattgcatttgtaatgccccagtttgactggtttgctgattctcatgatacagctgaatgagcttctctggtgctcaagaaggcgggtaatctcgtcaggaatcccctttaacatcatcttcctctgcctcagatacaaggacttcaagattgggagatggcgttggatcattatgttcaatgggtttagaaatccctgcataatgattctggataatgaaaagcttttaaattttaaacaagcaaatcattgatgcagatgaaaagatgttttcttgtttttcagggttttttgtgatcactgatttcatgcaaacgcaaaaagtgaaaacaaaggaaaaacaaatgtttaacaatgcattaattgaatgaaaacatcattgtattaaatgctgccaacaatgtcatcacttctccttttggcatgggagaagagttttaaacaaaaatgaacaaatcacgctgacttatgaatgaccgtaggaacatccacagcgacccaattgtggcagacaccaccaggaatgatgaaattgttcaagtcttctgcatcttcttctagaatagcagcagcttcttcttcagattgctcggcatggatgaatcctccactcttgcgaacaaaccttgctcattaagtgccccagaacagtagccaatgccagcccgagatcggttaaccaggaataaatccatcaacaggaacaaatccatcaaaagcacttaggctggcaaaatcctcctcgAATTCACAGCTCTAGCTCgggatgatccatcaatctcgGAGAGATTGGCTCTGATATAATACCGGCAAAGcgcgtcttcaaaataaatgaagatcgcagggtcgGACCACAGGATGGGAGACCGGAAtaaaacacctgcttatgcaaatgatgcatgaagtgtttatgcatatgcttgttttttacttcaaaggaacccgagggttttatttgcaaactttgaaatatttaagtattttgatcatacatgagaatatctcatcagatatatcaggtgaaaaaattttcccggttttttcatgttttgaaaatttttgcaaataaactcctttgagttccttgaaaattttctttttttctgatgacatggatgcggatgaatgcgtgaatgcatgaatgcaacaatcacactcaaggatcaagcaatgcacgccaaacaaaggtcgtgagaaagctctatgtatccctaatatcaatcatccattttggtggatttaggttttcaccttatcgacacccaagttccattgatattaacggtacatgaaccggctctaacattcttaatatcaaccagccgctttggtggattttaggttttacacctgatccgggatccattgatattaacaatgtttgaacgactcaaccacgaatcacgggtttgttgagagtcacgagcatggagtctcggttaagaaccacccaaagggagtgtactagggtttaaacctgccagacatgttctatcagaggttcccataatcatcgttccatctttcgaatattatcggaggaacgaatactcgtattccaagaatattctcaagagaaactcttatgagtgtagtatcgcgtaacaatcgcatcagaactgacatctgaacgacctccgcactacggtcctaaaaataggccaagatgggtttggtaaactaaggtccttggcttctgcggaacatgattgaaagaataatgcctaaccacaaataacttgtgtgacattattagttcaacatgacctccaccaagtgaatgggctcgcaagtcaactggctaaggaatactccacaccagtcaacaagactatgccattctcctatcctagagtgcactcgagttcgggtatagaactcatctcacagatcaccaaagcaaacagcaaatgtatatcaagcaattcacacattacaatcaatacagtgatcccaatttgtacaaaaatatgtcaaatgacaaataataatatatcacaacaagggtgaaaagtaggcaataccaccaaggattctggtgagatatccccagcagagtcgccacttttctgtgacatctccccagcagagtcgccacttttctgtagcggtgtattcgtcgctatatgatctatcgattaaatcataagctagagatacattgaaatttcgagtcgccaccgcacttttatttatccaaaggactggctaaaaagcgaacaaaagcctaagaagttttacacgtagaaaactaataaaaagatcagagattctgggtaaggggtaaattacgcaatgggaaggtgttaggcacccactacgtcctaggtactcctagggagcccttttcacacttgttgtattaaaattgttatttgttatgacataaatattgtgcaaacatgattgggatgatgagaaaagaatatacaattttttattgggttattgggtttgaacggatgaatccgctgcctacgtaccttccatcaaaggtaaggatcaaaacgccgtagttcggctaaaagatttccaaaagttggtggattcagttttaaacacaagcactgaggcttttcattatcaatgggagaacactcgaccaaaaacaacatccaccatgcgaggatagcttcgacgtactagaggggttagccctgtttgaagtacggaagtcttactgtcgactcactaaggataggcaagatttacatcaaccacaaagataattgaagcctatggctaatgcatgaaaagattaacaatggacagagccaaaacaagtgaatgagtgaagttaattgattgtgattatgaaaatgaagtcaaagtatgattaagattaattcaaagaagtattatgaaatgaagtttgaaaaaagtcaaggacttggggtccaggtttttagtttgaaaaaaacatgaagaagtttgcacaacacttatgtcaagtttgaaagataaagtgtgaaaagtctaggacataatgaatgatgaatggatgaagatggatagtaaaacttcttagaaggttcacttcttgaaatcatatggcggatgattcaagtgtgtcctttggaatagcaatggataataacaaacaaccaaagcaaaagaaaagcaaggatatcggatgccaatcactggtcttatgccaatctcctaaaataaaacgggatatcagaggccactcaatggtcttacactaatctcctaacaaagaaaataaaagcggataccggataccaatagatggatttacaccagtctcctaaaacagaaacggatatcagatgccactcaatggacttacactaatctcctcaaaagaaaaacaaagatgaaacatgggaatcaactgccaatctgtctggacttaggttaattccacagtatggtcctaggaaatccaatgccacattacagggacttacaatggatcctcacatacaagaacaaaagcaacaatatgatcacaggaatgcaaatgccaacttacagggacttataattgcaacctctcacacaaacagatgaacaaactatgatcacaggaaagcagatgccaacttacagggacttataactgcaacctcacatacaaaaccaaacagatcaaattatgatcacaggacaacagatgccaacttacagggacttataactgtatcctcacatacaaacagataaaacaaaagatataagtgaccaaggtgatggtcttacactctatccttccatatcataggagcaaatgccaaagcaatggacttacaattgtcctccatgggcaaataacaataataaaagccacacagacaaatgatatgatcatgcactaatggcaattgatgatgataaatgcataacatacaagcaagcaagtgcatatgaagcaatcaatcaagcaatgaatatcagacagcacactctatagccaaacaatgggggctcacacaagagggtttgactttgaaagtccactgtaattggtaaaggtcgctcttaaccttgccattgagaggctaaggtgaagcagatgaaaaggagatgaggggtgtgcctcattgcttctatctcaaatcagagagagcatcaaagaaagtgtgggagttcagaaagtaggaactctctccacattattgacccgattagatcttgggtatttatctcaatgcttcaaccatgtaatgggagcaaagagaggacacactgaatagtgggggatagattgcttatccctaccttccaccaattgccttacttgaaggacttttcctgcttgggacaattttaaacacacacaggcattgcctcttaaggaggacttcagacagtttgcccggtcaaataacagaccgggtctccagactacatgaagaagaaaggtttatacctcaaagcaaatgctaaatagcaaagcaagcaagttcagagaacttaagcaactaaagtacttatttttgaagaaaatgtgaaacaGTGTTGTATTGGTTGATTCGAGCTCAAACAGTTGCTTCTTTTGGCCTTGCAATGATGGAGAGTGAAGTATGTTAGCTTAGCACCTCTTGAAAACTTCCAACACTTGACCTGCCATTGTTGAGCTTGATGAGAAACAGAGTGAGAAAGGGGTTTACAGCAGGGGAATGGAGGTGAAAAGGACTCCCAAATGAGGTTCAAATGATGGAGGATGCAAAGGTTACTCGAGCTCTTTGAATGGTTTGTGCAGAAATTGTGTTTTTTGccaaaatgcaagatgagagtgaGAGTGTATTTTTCGTTGGTAGGCTGCAAAAACTAGGGTTGAAAATGAGCAGAAATATTGCTTATAAGGGTCTGTTTAGCATTTGTTAATCAAGTGGTAAGCTAGTTTAGTTCAAAATGGATTATTTGCACATTTGCTAAGTTGGAAGCAAGTGAACAAGGGAGGTGCAATGCTGCTCAAATGGGCCTTGGTACAGACAGCAAATGACCAACCAAATTGCTGTTTTGTGTGCTGAAAGAATTGCTGTACTTGTTTTACTTAATGAATCAAAAATGCATTTTGCCAAGTTTGTGCATAAGTGGAAATGGAGGTGTGTTTGTCTGCACGGAtttgggcctgctacaggctgCCAAGGACCAACATGTTTTGCTGTTTGTGGTCTGTACATTAATTGTTAACATGCCTTTGCTTATTGAAGCCAATTGTACAATTTGCCAACTTTGAATTTTTGTCCAAAATGGTAGTGTAATGGTGATATGAACATGATTTAAGgcttgaggcaagtttcaaaaatggtttaaaacatttcccaattggcaaaaatgagaaaaagtgtttaaatcaaaaagtcaatggttggtcaaactttgatttttaatgaaataggtccaaaaatgccattttgaatggtagggttttaatgaatgaaatttatatttttggaaagaggatgaaaaatgtggtttgtaggaaaaaaccccaccaaatttggccttatggtttgagagatatggctctttgaagttcacaaatttctgaaattgaattgatcatatcttgacaaccacacatgggatttgagagttcttggactttttgaaaatgggagaacaagatcttcaactttcatgttgggcaaaaattcatttgaagcttgtatcatgatgtaagtttaagatcaagaagtttccatttttggcagttgaaattacaggtccactttctatttctggaaattttctgatttgacttgattttcttccatgatgaggtttaacatgatatatgaggcttgtatgagcatgaatgaactccttcaaatcaattccattcatcaaatcactgattaaatccactgttgaccaagtttgacttttctagggttttggatgattggaccacttctgatgaattccaaaccctgattccttgagaccttgacttcaaatgatgtcccaaaATGTATGAACTCctgattattgatcatggtgcccaaattctgcaagaatggccaccatccactgcttgGACTGACTGTTGACtatctttgacctaattgctgatgattgcttcaactgcaagcaacaaggttagactgacaatatttttgtactttttgaatgataaacatatgaaagcaaagatatacaaatgcaaggcatgcttggtgatcaagaaacaacccacgaggcaacctacccactaggagggaagctagggcatgcaatgatccttgaggccatgatatgatatgatatgggccatgagggatcttagggcccaaaattggggtcttacacttccTGACTGATTACATGACGTCCTCTAAGTCTGTTGCATGACTATGTCCTTCTGCAATCTTCATTATGTTGTCTACCTATACTTCCAAGTCCTGCCCTATCTGGTGGAAGGATACGACATCCATGAGTCGCTGGTAAGTGGCGCCGGCGTTCTTGAGGCCGAAGGGCATGACATTATAATAGTAGTTAGCGCTGCGTGATATGAACACCGTCTTTGGCATGTCAAAGAGATCTATCTTAATCTGATTGTACCCTGAATAGACATCCATAAAGCTCAACATGCAGTAGTGCGAAGAACCATCAATTAGGCTATCAATATTCGAAAAATGATAGGGGTCTTTGGGACATAACACATTGAGTTCGGTGAAGTCTATGCGCATGCACCatttgtttgatgtttttttCACCAACACCACATTGGCTAACCAGGTTAGGTATTTCGTTTATGTGGTGAAACTGGTGTTCATGTAGGGTTAACGGCGAGGCGATGGCATACTACTCGAGTATTTATACCTGACATGTCGGAGAGGGTCCAGATTAATAAGTCTACATTTCTAATGAGTTGGTCGTCTAGTTTGCACCCCTCTTCTTCAAAGAGCGAGGTGCCTATCTTTGTCACATGGTGAGCCAATGGGCCTATTTGAACATCCTTCAAATCTTTTGTAGGCGTGAGCCTCTCATTTTCCACACCCAGTCTGGGATCCCAACCAGTAGTGTCTGTGTCCTGTGCTATGGGAAATGGGACAACCTCAAGGCCAAACTTTTCCTTTCTCATTGCCCAGACTACCTTGGTAGCATTCTTGGGTGCTTTGTTTGTCTCCTCGAACTGTCCCAATTCGCCTGATGGGTGGCGGGTATTTCAGGACCATGTACTAGATGGATATCACTGCCCCTAACGAGTTGATGACCGACCTGTCCAGGATATCGTTGTAGGGCGATAAAGCGCCTACTATGAGATAGTTGACTTCAATCTCCTTGGAATCAAATCCTACACCGCAAGTTGTATCTAGGATTACATGTCCCCTTACTTACAGATGTTCTCCTGACAAACCTACTAGCGAGCCTTGAAACGTCTTAATGTTATCAGATCAAGCTAGAATCTTTTGAAGGTGTCCTGGAACAGGACGTCATCCGAGCTTCCCCGGTCTATCAAGACTCACTTGATATCCCAGTTATTGTATTCCATAATGATGACCCATGCAGTTGTTTTCATGAGGGATGACCCTGATGGCGTCAGTACTAGAGAAAATGATGCTAGCCCATGGTCTTCTTTGTTTAACTTCGACGAGTCCTGGGGAATTACGTTCGCAGTCAGAACCTTCATGACATATCTACTTCAGGAAGAGCTCGAATTCCCTCCATTGATAAAACCTCCGACTATGTTGCTAATGACGAATTCTGGATCTTTCTTGGCCATttcaaaagaagttggtgaaaATGACAACGACGATGGAAGGTGTGATTTAGTTTTACCGAGATCCCACGGTGGGTCACACTGTACTTATCAAAAAGTACATTATGTTTGACACTCATATGCTTGTAGGGGTGGCCAGAGGCCTTAGTAATTTTTTGTGGGCTTGCTCACGATGGTGAGAGGCCCTGTTTGGTAATGTTTTGGCTATGGAGAGAGTAAGCTCACGTGAGGTGAGAAGCTCTATATTCTTAGGGTATTTTGTGTATGTTCCGAGTTGTTATCAATTGTCCTTTTTCATGCTAGAGATGAGGTATTTATAGAGGCTTATGTGTCTGGGGTTAGGGTCACTCGGAAATGATATTCGTCCACTTAGTCATAATAGTGAACCATTGAATCCCTACTTTATAGAGAGGCATACTTTAGTCTGTTGACTCTGAACTCCCACTAATCAAGACGTGTTTTTCCCCATATTTCCCACGATGGAACGAGAGGGTTAAAGGAAAAACCGCACTCGATCGCGAACAAGAGAAAAGTGTCATCCCTTACCTATGGCTACGACTTCCTCATACTTAGTAGGTCTTTATAAATATATCACTACAAAACATATTTTATTACTTCTATTTTATATTTTGAAGTAAGACCTAATCCATATTTTATTGGTTCTCACTCCCATCACCTTATCAACTATTAGAAGTAAAATACtcctaataaaacataaacaACTAAAACAAAACATAACCATCACCTTCATATGTCATTAACAAACACTCTGAACCACTCTTTTCACCTAAGAAAAAACATAATCTAAGAAAAAACATAATCACATGACATATTATAGTCCCACACTTAGTTGTTACTAATCATATAATCTCATCATCATGGAACACGCAACTCCGACCACACATCCACCACCTTTACCTTTCTCAGCACCGCCACTAACCGCCGCACAAATCACCTTCCTCACAACACCGCCACCACCTTTTCCTCCCCACTCCGTCGATCTCTCCCCTCTCGAATTTCTACTCGCCCTTATCGCCATCGTCACCATACCCGCCTTGATCTATACCTGTATATTCGCCTTCGGATTTCCGTTTTGTCGCCGGCGAACAGAGCAAAACCCTCGTGAACTCTCCGTTTCTTCCGATGACAACACCAAAGTTGACGCTGCTTCCATCTTCGATCTAATGTTCAGTACGGATGCTCATGTGAAGGAGATCGGCGGAGAGTGTCCTGTTTGCTTGTCGGTGTTCACTGACGGTGAAAAACTCCGGCAGTTGAGTTGTTGTAAGCATTATTTTCATGCTGACTGTATTGATTTGTGGCTTAGAAATCGGTTTACTTGTCCGATTTGCCGAGCTACAGTTTCCGGTAAACGCCGGAGTTTGCCAGCAGCGGCTCCGGCGAGAAATTATGATATGATGCAGGGTCTTCCGGATGCTTCCGGGTTAGTGTAAAATTGTAATTTGTGAATTCTGTTAAAAATTTGTGCTATTTTGTTATGTGTTAAATCAGCTTAATTAGAGTTGTGCAACACATCAGACACTGAGGAGGGCGAATTTCAATCTGCAACATTCCAATTATTCAGTTATAGATATAAAATTAATTAGAGACAGATTTAGGAAGTTTCTTAGAGTAAAAGTACAGAGTTTCTATTTTCTCGTTATTCAACTGCTGAGATTATTTAGTTTGCAATCTTATGTAattaatgttttttattttaatattgttTTTGATGCATGTAGTAGATACTAAGGACTAAAAATATTAAGTTTAACTTTATATAAAAAAACCTTAAATGGCTATTTTGTTAGTACTACTATTTAAATTCAGACAGACTCTATAATCTAAAGGATCGTATGGTCTATTTGATCTATATGTTAACAACTTTATTAAGTGACACTTGGTTAAGCTTAACACTATTCGGTAAATACTATTTGGTTAATCTCTTTGAGTTAAGTCAGATGAGATCACAATCGTTTTGTTTATATGAGGTATTTGTTGAATGACACTCTTCTTCGATGGGAAGCCCCTTTTTATACATGTCATGTCACCGAGGGTCATTTAAGAAATGTCCCTTCAAATTCCATGTTTAAGTGATATTTGATAACGTCCACCGCCTTCTCTAACTATCATATAATGTCTCATCCATCATTTTTTTATAACTTTCATGTAATCATGGAACTATCTTGTAACCGTTATATGTGATTGTTCATGTTGTCTTTTAACACCCTTAAGAGATCGGGTCTGACCTGCTCATGTCGTCTACCAACGCTCTTATGGGACCAGGACCGACCTATTCTTGGCATATATCAGCACTCCCTTTGACGATGATTCGACTTGTTCATATTTATGCAGCTCAAGATGATTGTTCCCTCCTACACGACCTTAACAACTCGGTCTTGTGAATTCCGGGATGTACATGACCTCCCTGATCACAAGGTCCAACGGATTGAAGTGTTCAGACAGAAAAGTCCTGAAATTCCTTCTTCTTTGAGTCAGTCACCTATTCGGTACGTTACCGTGTGATAGTGGTAACCAACTTGTCATTGTAAGTTCGGAGTGCGCCTAAGTTAGGACCAATTAAAAATTCTAGTTTTAGAGACAAGTTTATTCTTATTTTTTTGGTTTGGTGATGAGTTTGAAAAACGATAAAGTGCagaaaaataaagaacacaagGATGTATCTTAGTTTCCTTCACAATTCGAAGGTACGTCTagtcccctttcaacacgaaagagatTTTACTATCGGTTATGACTTGtacaaaacaaacacaatcaccaagaacaacctcttgtgattcaccaagttgatatgagaacaatcctctcaaacccaactctcttgcttccaacaatcctggacaacaaggtgTTTACAAAACAAACAGTCTTATTTTCAATaattctgaaaaataagatatGAATTACAACAATAGTTTTTTAGTGTAAAGTTTGTAGTATAAGGATCACACTAAGTGATATATCAATGTActtgatcttctcttccaatgaTAATAATTCATAAACACAAAGGTGTTAGATTGCTCAAGTATTTTCTGGTTTGAAtgatgtgaaaatatgcagaaaataTCTTGAATAAAAATTGATAACAAGAAATGTGAATTATGAAAATTCTAAGAGTTTTGATTGGAAGATGTGAAATTTTGAATTTGAAAGATCATGTATTTATATATGCATAACACCTCAAAGGAAACATGATAATGTTCTGAAAAATATCATGAACAATTGTCAAGTTGAAATGAAATGATTTCATGAAGTGGTGCAAGAAGAGGTGTTAGTAAAGCTACTAATTTTTCAAAAACGCAAAatggtaaatcgatttacataGTGGGTAAATCGATTTCCTTGTGGAAACATTTAAATTTTTTCAAAAACTTacagtggtaaatcgatttccctaagaggtaaattgaaattctggtgtagtcagagttcagatgttctactccataTCATGACATCTTATCTAACATTTTTGCaaatacagcaagacagttatataaattatgatccagtactcatatgcacacattcacagatgttACAACATCTGCTAATGCAAACACaggaaagaagaacatccagttctgtccatctagtgcaaacacacagtagagatcaaacatagcccttatgtttatttatcctacccagttatcagcatgatgtctcaacattggtttgaacatcacctgtcccaacattacagatgagtgaactgtaacagatcaaccagtccatcaatatcaacagtcaatgatgaatgtcataacattctgtttgacattcagactgcaggctatgtgtcatgtttgttattcccttcataaacagactaaaatcagactgagttataacagacaaaatatagtgtgcagaaggtaaaaacacaagcaattgttaacccagttcggtgcaactcacctacgtctgggggcataccaagccaggaagaagatccactatcagcagtattaattcagagttaaactcccccgtttacaactcttcacttaatccctacccaatgcaatctatacctaggaactcctagat from Lathyrus oleraceus cultivar Zhongwan6 chromosome 7, CAAS_Psat_ZW6_1.0, whole genome shotgun sequence encodes the following:
- the LOC127101657 gene encoding RING-H2 finger protein ATL33; this translates as MEHATPTTHPPPLPFSAPPLTAAQITFLTTPPPPFPPHSVDLSPLEFLLALIAIVTIPALIYTCIFAFGFPFCRRRTEQNPRELSVSSDDNTKVDAASIFDLMFSTDAHVKEIGGECPVCLSVFTDGEKLRQLSCCKHYFHADCIDLWLRNRFTCPICRATVSGKRRSLPAAAPARNYDMMQGLPDASGLV